A genome region from Physeter macrocephalus isolate SW-GA chromosome 4, ASM283717v5, whole genome shotgun sequence includes the following:
- the LOC102982007 gene encoding LOW QUALITY PROTEIN: peptidoglycan recognition protein 3 (The sequence of the model RefSeq protein was modified relative to this genomic sequence to represent the inferred CDS: substituted 2 bases at 2 genomic stop codons): MLLXLLVISALDLGAWGDSPQLSWNETQARGLSEELLDLFVDISQLILKGRSGASTVVSCKELGERFLTCRAQLTRPVACVIMDQLTGIKCQEQKVCSWKLRGLQSRSVYNKGWCDVAYMVGGQPPRLINHLIFYAIKKGHLSLRYIQPLLLKEESCLVPQXPLMPRKGKAPQSCFTLLPVTTQLQ, encoded by the exons ATGCTGCTGTAGCTTCTTGTCATCTCTGCTCTGGATCTCGGGGCCTGGG GGGATTCCCCACAGTTGTCTTGGAATGAAACCCAAGCCAGAGGGCTGTCAGAGGAGCTTCTGGACCTGTTTGTTGACATCTCACAGCTCATTCTCAAGGGTCGCAGTG GTGCGTCCACCGTTGTCTCCTGCAAGGAGTTGGGGGAGAGATTCCTGACCTGCAGGGCACAGCTGACCCGGCCTGTGGCCTGTGTCATCATGGACCAGCTTACGGGGATAAAGTGCCAGGAGCAGAAAGTGTGCAGCTGGAAGCTGCGGGGCCTGCAGTCCCGTTCAGTCTACAACAAAGGCTGGTGCGATGTGGCCTACAT GGTGGGAGGTCAACCACCAAGGCTTATCAACCATCTGATATTCTATGCCATAAAGAAGGGTCACCTGTCACTCAGGTATATCCAGCCACTTCTCTTGAAAGAAGAGAGCTGCCTGGTCCCTCAATAGCCACTGATGCCCAGGAAAGGTAAAGCTCCTCAGTCCTGCTTCACCCTCCTCCCAGTTACCACCCAACTACAGTAG